One genomic segment of Chitinophaga sancti includes these proteins:
- a CDS encoding group 1 truncated hemoglobin: MKSNAALLLLAGIFGTGLFLTSCKKDSDKTETTKTLYDSLGGSTMVNDPANPGTMIQQGRLGIRSVVDSTIFVIAADTAINGFFQALLAEVTAGNTSGFEVLSKNLTDFVCVGTGATSYTYGGKSMTAAHDPAQNSRMNGKAANDDFDAFVADLVKGAKKNGLSDQLIGRVGALVETLRTQVVQK; encoded by the coding sequence ATGAAAAGTAACGCAGCACTGTTATTATTAGCTGGTATCTTTGGCACAGGCCTGTTCCTCACCTCGTGCAAGAAAGATTCAGACAAAACGGAAACAACAAAAACATTGTACGATTCACTCGGAGGATCCACTATGGTGAATGATCCTGCCAATCCAGGTACTATGATTCAACAGGGCCGTCTTGGCATTCGTTCTGTCGTAGACAGTACTATCTTCGTGATTGCAGCAGATACTGCTATCAATGGATTTTTCCAGGCGCTGCTGGCTGAGGTTACCGCCGGCAATACCAGCGGTTTTGAAGTCCTTAGCAAGAACCTCACTGATTTTGTATGCGTAGGTACGGGTGCTACCAGTTATACTTATGGTGGTAAAAGCATGACCGCTGCACATGATCCGGCACAGAATTCCCGCATGAATGGAAAGGCTGCCAATGATGATTTCGATGCATTTGTTGCAGACCTCGTAAAAGGTGCAAAGAAAAATGGCTTGTCTGATCAGTTGATCGGAAGGGTAGGTGCACTAGTAGAAACATTGCGTACACAGGTCGTACAAAAATAA
- a CDS encoding DUF1543 domain-containing protein, which translates to MEQVKLFMILAGCKPAGRHTEQHDVFFTIAPSLKEVIPALEAFWPEAKGNLHLDAFREVTLVDDMHVKVIPRAEKEAGGTQLYFINLGGYKENEMEEFHYKLLSTGKEKNEALRKAKATAFFKHTTFPGATSHIDDKYGVDIDDFALIEEILPVTIRAQYALQLTPAGPDAKPDHLHLGYFKLDRILKGEYTSE; encoded by the coding sequence ATGGAACAAGTAAAGCTTTTTATGATCCTTGCAGGATGTAAGCCTGCAGGCAGACACACAGAACAACATGATGTATTCTTTACTATCGCTCCTTCACTGAAAGAGGTCATACCTGCGCTGGAAGCCTTCTGGCCTGAAGCAAAAGGGAATCTTCACCTTGATGCTTTCCGGGAAGTGACGCTTGTAGATGATATGCACGTAAAAGTGATACCCCGTGCAGAAAAGGAAGCTGGTGGTACACAACTGTACTTTATCAACCTTGGAGGATACAAAGAGAATGAAATGGAGGAATTCCATTACAAATTGCTTTCTACAGGTAAGGAAAAGAACGAAGCGCTACGAAAAGCAAAAGCTACTGCATTTTTCAAGCATACCACATTCCCCGGTGCTACATCCCACATCGATGACAAGTATGGTGTAGATATCGATGATTTTGCACTGATAGAAGAAATACTCCCTGTTACTATCAGGGCGCAATATGCTTTGCAATTAACTCCTGCTGGTCCAGATGCAAAGCCAGATCATTTGCACCTGGGATATTTTAAACTGGACCGCATACTGAAAGGAGAATATACTTCCGAATAA
- a CDS encoding LacI family DNA-binding transcriptional regulator, giving the protein MKKDNSKAAAGVKEIARLAQVSIATVDRVIHNREGVSEKTKARIREIMKKLNYQPNVLARRLALASRGNLRLVTLLPVTSPETAFWEAPKEGIDQAENEIRQYGIKVERLFFDQNNEATFKKQVKKIIRSAPDGILLTPTFSDTALELIDYCKESGIPYVLINTDIPGFNAMCYIGPENFHSGYVAAQLVNYGIREGQKIVITKIAQEIDTNYSILRKEEGFRTYFKDNQLPYELITFDSKDTDYEIVARHLTKLLKNDNAIGAIFVTNSRVSLVARCLEKAGLKHLILLGYDFIPDNVSYLQSGTINFLICEKPREQGYRGIITLFQHLVYDQPVEPEYLMPIEIVTKENCRYYRN; this is encoded by the coding sequence ATGAAGAAAGATAATAGCAAAGCAGCCGCAGGAGTAAAAGAAATTGCAAGGCTTGCACAGGTATCTATAGCAACGGTAGACAGGGTAATTCACAACAGGGAAGGAGTATCTGAGAAGACAAAGGCCAGGATCCGGGAGATAATGAAAAAGCTGAATTACCAACCCAATGTGCTGGCCCGGCGCCTGGCACTGGCCAGCAGGGGAAATCTGCGGCTGGTCACGCTATTGCCTGTCACCTCGCCAGAAACAGCTTTCTGGGAAGCACCAAAGGAAGGGATTGACCAGGCCGAAAATGAAATCAGGCAGTATGGAATAAAGGTAGAGCGGCTTTTCTTTGACCAGAACAATGAAGCCACTTTTAAAAAGCAGGTAAAAAAAATCATACGCTCTGCCCCGGATGGGATCCTGCTAACACCCACATTTTCTGATACGGCCTTAGAGCTCATTGATTACTGCAAGGAGTCTGGTATTCCCTATGTGCTGATCAATACAGATATTCCCGGCTTTAACGCCATGTGCTATATAGGACCTGAAAACTTTCATAGTGGCTACGTGGCCGCTCAGCTTGTAAATTATGGCATCCGGGAAGGGCAGAAAATTGTTATTACGAAAATCGCGCAGGAGATAGATACTAACTATTCCATTTTGAGAAAGGAAGAAGGCTTCAGGACATATTTCAAAGACAATCAGCTGCCTTATGAGCTGATTACATTCGATTCTAAGGATACGGATTATGAAATAGTGGCGCGCCATCTGACAAAGCTCCTTAAAAATGATAATGCCATCGGCGCTATTTTTGTCACTAACTCCAGGGTATCACTGGTGGCCCGTTGTCTTGAAAAGGCTGGCCTGAAACACCTGATCCTGCTGGGATATGATTTTATTCCTGATAATGTAAGCTATCTCCAGTCCGGAACTATAAACTTTCTGATCTGTGAGAAGCCGCGTGAGCAAGGATACCGAGGTATCATCACTTTGTTCCAGCACCTCGTTTATGACCAACCCGTAGAGCCTGAATACCTAATGCCAATTGAGATTGTCACAAAAGAAAATTGCCGGTACTATCGGAATTAA
- a CDS encoding cobyrinate a,c-diamide synthase, whose protein sequence is MKKPQFLIAAPSSHSGKTTLTLGLLRALHNRGLQVQPFKCGPDYIDTTHHTRAARRQSINLDTFMMSEAHVQELYSHYSSDADVVVTEGVMGLYDGAVKWEGSSAAIALLLDIPVILVVNAKAMAYSVAPLLYGLKNFNTDVKIAGVIFNFVNTESHYQFLKDACHDVGIMPLGYIPVNEEIKIPSRHLGLALSGENDYEAIVELAAAHISRSVDIDGLLALTDTHKPSSNINHSFPEKKYRIAIAKDEAFNFIYEENIRQLTQQGDVVFFSPLHDSSLPEADLLYLAGGYPELYLSVLEKNEAMRMAIRDYSRQGGRVMAECGGMMYLGNVITDQEGNRHHMCGVLDLETSMVDSRLSLGYRKVQISDAVLKGHEFHYSHATSNLTTIGEVQNARGKAVPTPIYRQQNVIASYIHFYWGEDVAILLSLWNK, encoded by the coding sequence ATGAAGAAGCCTCAGTTTTTAATCGCAGCACCATCCAGCCATTCAGGCAAGACCACCCTCACTTTGGGGTTGTTGCGGGCATTGCATAACAGGGGCTTGCAGGTACAGCCTTTTAAATGTGGCCCTGATTATATTGATACAACCCATCATACCCGGGCCGCCCGCAGGCAGAGCATCAATCTCGATACGTTTATGATGAGTGAGGCACATGTGCAGGAGCTATATAGTCACTACAGCAGTGATGCAGATGTGGTGGTCACAGAAGGAGTGATGGGGTTGTATGACGGAGCCGTGAAATGGGAGGGGAGCAGTGCGGCAATCGCATTGTTGCTGGATATACCTGTGATACTGGTGGTGAATGCCAAGGCAATGGCGTATTCAGTGGCGCCGTTGTTGTATGGGTTGAAGAATTTTAATACTGATGTAAAGATTGCCGGGGTTATTTTCAATTTTGTCAACACAGAGAGTCATTATCAGTTCCTGAAGGATGCGTGCCATGATGTAGGTATTATGCCATTGGGGTATATTCCTGTGAACGAAGAGATAAAGATCCCTTCCAGGCACCTGGGGTTGGCATTGTCAGGGGAAAATGATTATGAGGCGATTGTAGAGCTGGCAGCTGCTCATATAAGTAGGTCCGTGGATATTGATGGGTTATTGGCATTGACGGACACACACAAACCATCATCCAATATTAATCATTCCTTTCCTGAAAAAAAATACAGGATCGCTATTGCCAAAGATGAAGCCTTTAATTTTATCTATGAAGAAAATATTCGCCAGCTAACGCAACAGGGAGACGTTGTGTTTTTTAGCCCATTGCATGATAGCTCCTTACCTGAAGCAGATTTACTATACCTCGCCGGCGGATATCCTGAATTATACCTGTCCGTCTTAGAGAAGAATGAAGCTATGCGTATGGCAATCCGCGACTATTCCAGACAAGGCGGACGTGTGATGGCAGAATGCGGGGGGATGATGTACCTTGGCAACGTTATTACTGACCAGGAAGGCAACCGCCACCACATGTGTGGTGTACTTGACCTTGAGACCAGCATGGTTGATAGTCGCTTATCACTGGGTTATCGCAAAGTACAAATTTCAGATGCAGTTTTGAAAGGGCACGAATTCCATTACTCTCACGCCACCTCCAATCTTACCACCATCGGCGAAGTACAGAACGCCCGTGGTAAAGCCGTACCGACACCTATTTACAGGCAACAAAATGTGATCGCCTCCTACATTCATTTTTACTGGGGCGAAGACGTCGCAATACTATTATCATTATGGAACAAGTAA
- a CDS encoding glycoside hydrolase family 20 zincin-like fold domain-containing protein, whose translation MTAYRNLFLLMGMFLPMVFTHAAVLPVIPYPQLVKVGKDNVSMPGKLLLTGKDSAMQARLLRHWQLPAASGPQEGVSLYIISGNSSIYELVRHYAQNNIEKIGKEGYILVINRQHRFIAANDEVGLFYGLQTLIQLTRAHWQTAVTIIDWPDFPARIVFDDISRGPISTVDYIKKQIQRLAALKVNYLSFYIEHVVQPLSHPDFAPADGKLTIRQIRELSDYAADYHMQLIGNFQSFGHFEKILALPQYRHMGESATLISPLDDSARRFLTDVIGELCDAFSAPWFNVNCDETFGIDKGRSAKYVDSVGIPKFYAGFIQLLYDVVKQHGKKMMMWGDMALKHTEILDLLPRDIMYLSWEYGDQANFDQWIKPFARRGLQYMVCPGIVNSYRMFPDMIMAKKNIGGFVKQGRESGAAGVFTTVWDDGGTYLFDADWYGVYLAADKSWNTGADGFDHRFENVTYGTDNGNYVNALFTLMQLRELPVTYNLNDQLWKQQIVPDSGKQMILNNNSIAGALHIVRIADSLCHRAAPVLHPEDLAAMQLVIHQYELMLRTRQAMVDPDMSTDSLVAAYKATAETFRKLWLNENQPYWLDTVLRSWSQKVKELQKLPARRKDIIPTNSFYFTNWLLCGNLPSTDGMDKALQPSPGDVYIYDGNKYRWQKFAATNGGIIDLEEKYLPSVIYAYCQLQTDSARVADAWLTSGDSTVLYCNGREVKTVQNRIQLPLHAGINHLLIRSTGICRSFTFRLQDDLVITNHKHKYQINSKTNRYEVD comes from the coding sequence ATGACAGCATATAGAAATCTATTTCTATTAATGGGGATGTTTTTGCCCATGGTATTCACGCACGCAGCTGTTCTACCAGTAATTCCTTATCCGCAGCTTGTAAAGGTGGGGAAAGACAATGTCAGCATGCCTGGAAAGTTACTGCTGACCGGAAAGGACAGTGCTATGCAGGCACGTCTCCTTCGCCACTGGCAGCTGCCGGCAGCATCCGGCCCGCAGGAAGGCGTTAGCTTATATATCATTAGTGGTAATTCATCCATCTATGAGCTTGTCCGGCATTATGCACAAAATAATATTGAGAAAATTGGAAAAGAGGGATATATACTAGTCATCAATCGCCAACATCGGTTCATAGCTGCTAACGATGAAGTTGGACTGTTTTACGGTTTACAAACGCTCATACAGCTTACACGGGCACATTGGCAAACAGCAGTCACCATTATTGACTGGCCTGATTTTCCCGCCCGGATAGTGTTTGACGACATCAGCCGCGGTCCCATATCGACAGTCGATTATATAAAAAAGCAAATTCAACGCCTGGCAGCGTTAAAGGTCAATTATCTCTCGTTTTATATAGAGCATGTAGTACAGCCATTATCTCATCCCGATTTTGCCCCGGCAGATGGAAAGCTGACTATCCGGCAAATCCGTGAACTAAGCGATTATGCAGCAGATTATCACATGCAGCTGATAGGAAATTTTCAATCGTTCGGCCACTTTGAGAAGATCCTGGCATTACCTCAATACAGACACATGGGAGAATCAGCTACGCTCATCTCACCACTTGACGACAGTGCACGCAGATTCCTGACGGATGTAATAGGAGAGCTGTGCGATGCTTTCAGCGCACCCTGGTTTAATGTAAACTGTGATGAAACATTTGGAATTGATAAAGGACGATCAGCAAAATATGTTGACAGCGTAGGCATCCCTAAGTTTTATGCCGGCTTTATCCAGTTATTGTATGATGTAGTGAAACAACATGGTAAAAAAATGATGATGTGGGGAGATATGGCCTTAAAGCATACTGAAATTCTGGACCTCCTCCCCAGAGACATTATGTACCTCTCCTGGGAATATGGGGACCAGGCGAACTTTGATCAGTGGATAAAACCTTTTGCCCGGCGGGGATTACAGTATATGGTATGCCCGGGTATTGTCAATTCTTACCGCATGTTTCCTGATATGATCATGGCGAAAAAAAATATAGGCGGATTTGTTAAACAGGGCAGGGAGAGCGGTGCCGCTGGTGTGTTTACTACGGTGTGGGATGATGGCGGCACCTACCTTTTCGATGCGGACTGGTATGGGGTTTACCTTGCTGCAGACAAAAGCTGGAATACGGGGGCTGATGGGTTTGATCACCGCTTTGAAAACGTTACATATGGTACGGATAATGGTAACTATGTAAATGCTCTTTTTACCCTGATGCAGTTGCGTGAACTGCCAGTTACCTATAACCTGAATGATCAGCTGTGGAAACAGCAGATTGTACCGGACAGCGGCAAACAAATGATCCTGAACAATAACAGTATAGCCGGGGCATTACATATTGTGAGAATAGCCGATAGCCTTTGCCACCGGGCAGCACCTGTGCTTCATCCGGAAGATCTTGCAGCGATGCAGCTGGTCATCCATCAATATGAGCTGATGTTGCGAACCAGGCAGGCTATGGTAGATCCTGATATGAGCACAGACAGTCTCGTAGCAGCCTATAAGGCGACTGCCGAAACCTTCAGAAAACTGTGGTTGAATGAAAATCAACCGTACTGGCTGGATACGGTGTTACGATCCTGGTCACAAAAGGTGAAGGAATTACAGAAGCTGCCTGCGCGTAGAAAAGATATCATTCCAACAAACTCCTTTTACTTCACCAATTGGTTGCTGTGCGGTAACCTGCCGTCAACAGATGGAATGGATAAGGCGTTGCAGCCTTCGCCTGGCGATGTATACATTTATGATGGTAATAAGTATCGCTGGCAGAAGTTTGCAGCCACCAACGGAGGTATTATCGATCTGGAAGAAAAATACCTGCCATCTGTTATATATGCCTATTGCCAGCTACAAACAGACAGCGCCAGGGTAGCAGATGCATGGCTGACATCAGGAGACAGCACGGTGTTGTATTGTAATGGCCGTGAAGTAAAAACTGTGCAAAACCGGATTCAACTACCATTACATGCAGGGATAAACCACCTCCTCATCCGGAGCACTGGAATT
- a CDS encoding glycoside hydrolase family 28 protein: MEARSQWFDVTSYGAIGDSTTDNTAAIQKAVDACAAKGGKVYFPAGKYLSATVYLKSNVTLYIAGGATILGQKDTKLYPHQQAGIRFYGDEWAQQALFFCKGQENVHIEGNGIIDGQGAAFVTNTLKKPDRYRNRPYLLWFIGCKNISVRDITLRNSAFWMQHYLDCDDVKIQDIRIWNHSNKNNDMMDIDGCRNVVISGINGDSDDDGITIKSTSPRISENITISNCVISSHCNALKFGTESTGGFRNIAVTNCVIRPSAQLITIYGKPAGNSGISLEMADGGIMENVSINNIVIDGPQVPLFIRLCNRGRKYKEGGATPAPGIIRNIHLSDIHATGADVTGCSITGIAGTPLQAVSLSHITIETAGGGKASGQPVPELEKDYPEATMFGILPAYGLFIRYAKDIRLSDITFRAKEKDSRPGLMISHTQQFACTDLDVGGVSIQDSSNGFTQEKGAKKKLIE, from the coding sequence ATGGAAGCCCGCAGCCAATGGTTCGATGTAACCAGCTATGGAGCCATTGGAGACAGCACCACTGATAATACAGCTGCTATTCAAAAAGCAGTGGATGCTTGTGCTGCCAAAGGAGGAAAGGTGTATTTTCCAGCGGGGAAATACCTGAGTGCAACCGTTTACCTGAAAAGTAATGTCACCTTATATATAGCAGGAGGAGCCACCATCCTGGGACAGAAGGATACAAAATTATACCCGCATCAGCAGGCCGGTATTAGATTTTATGGAGATGAATGGGCACAGCAGGCACTCTTCTTCTGCAAAGGCCAGGAAAACGTGCACATTGAAGGAAATGGTATCATAGATGGACAGGGTGCAGCATTTGTGACCAATACACTAAAGAAGCCGGACCGATACCGCAATCGTCCATACCTTTTGTGGTTCATAGGGTGTAAAAATATCTCTGTGCGGGACATTACACTACGTAATTCAGCCTTCTGGATGCAACACTACCTTGACTGTGACGATGTAAAAATTCAGGATATAAGAATCTGGAACCATTCCAACAAGAATAATGATATGATGGATATTGATGGCTGTCGTAATGTAGTCATATCTGGCATCAATGGGGACAGCGATGATGATGGAATTACGATCAAGAGCACATCGCCACGTATTTCTGAAAATATTACTATCAGCAATTGTGTGATTAGCAGCCACTGCAATGCGTTGAAGTTTGGTACAGAATCCACCGGTGGTTTCAGGAATATTGCCGTCACCAATTGTGTGATACGGCCATCGGCGCAATTAATTACCATTTACGGCAAACCTGCAGGAAACAGCGGTATTTCACTGGAAATGGCGGATGGCGGCATCATGGAAAATGTATCCATTAATAATATAGTAATAGATGGACCACAAGTGCCATTGTTCATTCGCCTGTGCAACAGGGGCAGGAAATATAAGGAAGGCGGCGCAACACCAGCTCCCGGAATAATAAGAAATATACATTTGTCAGATATTCATGCTACAGGTGCCGACGTTACAGGATGCTCCATCACAGGTATTGCAGGTACTCCCTTGCAGGCGGTCTCTCTGTCTCATATTACTATCGAAACAGCTGGTGGTGGCAAAGCCTCCGGCCAGCCAGTGCCGGAGCTGGAAAAGGATTATCCTGAAGCTACCATGTTTGGCATATTACCAGCCTATGGCCTGTTTATAAGATATGCAAAGGATATAAGATTATCTGATATTACATTCCGTGCCAAAGAAAAGGACAGCAGGCCAGGCCTGATGATCAGCCATACACAACAATTTGCCTGTACTGATCTGGATGTAGGAGGAGTAAGCATACAGGATAGCAGCAATGGGTTTACACAGGAGAAAGGTGCAAAAAAGAAATTAATTGAATAA
- a CDS encoding cobyric acid synthase, which yields MQQLKPIMFVGTASDVGKSFINTGFCRIFKQDGYQPAPFKAQNMSLNSFVTPDGLEIGRAQAVQAEACGLPCSADMNPVLLKPTNDKTSQVVLMGKPVGSQSAYDYFMGNNKQELLNAAKAAFDRLQAQYNPVVMEGAGSISELNLKHRDITNMRMALHAKADVYLVADIDKGGIFGSVYGTIALLPPEEKALLKGIIVNKFRGDARLFETGKTLLEELCGVPVVGIIPFRKDIYVEEEDSVALAHKQQQAGSGKVNVVVVLLNRLSNFTDFTVLEKDERVHLYYSNNPAEIAQADIVILPGSKNTIADLVDIKNNGVATAITQAFKGGRTVIGICGGYQMMGQSVEDPAGVEGTVSFMPGLGLLPVTTVLTEVKTTQQCTFQYKNSAATCEGYEIHMGITASSTPLNTMLHGHGDGYLLNDRCWGTYVHGILDNPVVVDDLLSPFSLEASAPFDYNNYKHEQYDKLAQHLREHVDIAYIYSQLKSEQ from the coding sequence ATGCAGCAATTAAAACCCATCATGTTTGTAGGTACCGCTTCAGACGTCGGGAAAAGTTTTATTAATACCGGTTTCTGCCGCATCTTCAAACAGGATGGTTACCAACCAGCTCCGTTTAAGGCACAGAACATGTCGCTCAACAGCTTTGTTACTCCCGACGGACTTGAAATAGGCCGTGCTCAGGCAGTGCAGGCGGAAGCCTGTGGGTTGCCCTGTAGTGCCGATATGAATCCTGTATTGCTGAAACCTACGAATGACAAGACCTCTCAGGTCGTATTGATGGGTAAACCTGTTGGGAGCCAGTCGGCCTATGATTACTTCATGGGAAATAACAAACAGGAATTGTTGAATGCTGCCAAAGCTGCCTTTGACAGGTTGCAGGCACAGTACAACCCTGTCGTAATGGAAGGTGCAGGTAGTATCAGTGAACTAAACCTGAAACACAGGGATATTACAAACATGCGGATGGCACTGCACGCAAAGGCCGATGTTTACCTCGTAGCAGACATTGACAAAGGCGGCATCTTTGGGAGTGTATATGGCACGATCGCCCTTTTACCACCTGAAGAAAAAGCATTGCTGAAAGGCATCATCGTCAATAAATTCCGTGGCGACGCCCGTCTCTTTGAAACCGGCAAAACCTTGCTGGAAGAGCTGTGCGGTGTACCTGTAGTTGGCATCATCCCTTTTCGCAAAGATATCTATGTAGAGGAAGAAGACTCTGTGGCACTGGCCCATAAGCAACAACAGGCAGGTAGTGGCAAAGTTAATGTAGTAGTAGTTTTACTAAACCGTTTGTCCAACTTCACAGACTTTACCGTACTGGAAAAAGATGAGCGCGTACACCTCTATTATAGCAATAACCCGGCTGAAATTGCACAGGCAGACATTGTGATACTACCCGGTAGTAAAAATACCATAGCAGACCTGGTAGACATTAAAAATAATGGTGTGGCGACCGCCATCACACAGGCATTCAAAGGCGGCAGGACAGTGATTGGTATCTGTGGTGGTTACCAGATGATGGGGCAGAGTGTGGAAGATCCTGCGGGTGTGGAAGGCACTGTTTCCTTTATGCCCGGGCTGGGGTTGCTGCCGGTTACAACAGTACTTACAGAAGTAAAGACCACGCAGCAATGTACCTTTCAATATAAAAATAGTGCTGCTACCTGTGAAGGATATGAGATTCATATGGGGATTACCGCCAGCAGCACCCCATTGAATACAATGCTCCATGGCCACGGTGATGGGTATTTATTGAACGACCGCTGCTGGGGCACGTATGTACATGGCATTTTGGATAACCCTGTAGTCGTGGACGACCTGCTTTCTCCCTTCAGCCTGGAAGCTTCCGCCCCTTTCGATTACAACAATTATAAACACGAGCAGTACGATAAACTGGCACAACATCTGCGCGAACATGTCGATATTGCCTACATTTACAGTCAATTAAAAAGTGAACAATGA
- a CDS encoding aminotransferase class I/II-fold pyridoxal phosphate-dependent enzyme, with protein MILGHGDDRYLYSREILADFSSNVYYKGLSIGLVQHLSTQLFRLKNYPQANAQSLQEALAQWHEITPSQVLATNGATEAFYLVAHAWRGQSATVVIPAFAEYEDACRVNDISVSHLEWSSLQQDTIFTTALVFLGNPNNPTGALLSVEFLQALLLSNTTVTFVIDEAYVDFTHERKSLVTSLHDLPNLIIIKSLTKTYAIPGLRLGYLLSSRDTIAKITFSKMPWSVNALAIEAGLYIVANKEQLTFNAVDLLQDTANLMAALSIHVNVMPTRTNFFLCELINGTAADLKAYLVEEHSLLIRDASNFKSLSPKHFRVATQTPEKNALLIKGINAWMEK; from the coding sequence ATGATATTAGGTCATGGAGATGACAGGTATCTGTATTCCCGGGAAATTCTTGCTGACTTTAGTTCTAACGTTTATTACAAAGGACTTTCCATTGGTTTGGTACAACACCTGAGCACGCAGCTTTTCAGATTAAAAAATTATCCGCAGGCAAACGCACAAAGTTTGCAGGAGGCATTGGCCCAATGGCATGAGATTACGCCATCACAGGTCTTAGCCACCAATGGCGCAACAGAAGCTTTTTACCTGGTAGCCCATGCATGGAGAGGCCAGTCGGCTACGGTTGTCATTCCTGCATTTGCAGAGTATGAAGATGCCTGCAGGGTGAATGATATTTCAGTATCGCATCTTGAATGGTCTTCTCTGCAACAGGATACTATCTTTACGACAGCGCTGGTATTCTTAGGTAATCCTAATAATCCTACCGGGGCGTTGTTATCAGTTGAATTTCTACAGGCATTGTTGCTAAGCAATACTACAGTGACGTTTGTGATCGATGAAGCATATGTAGACTTTACCCATGAAAGAAAATCCCTGGTTACCTCACTGCATGACTTACCGAATTTAATTATCATCAAATCACTCACCAAAACTTATGCAATACCAGGTTTGAGGCTAGGGTATTTATTAAGTAGCAGGGATACGATTGCTAAAATTACATTCTCCAAAATGCCATGGTCTGTGAATGCACTGGCCATTGAAGCGGGCTTGTATATCGTGGCGAATAAAGAACAGCTGACATTTAATGCAGTAGATTTATTGCAGGATACGGCTAACTTAATGGCAGCATTGAGTATTCATGTGAATGTGATGCCTACCCGGACGAACTTCTTTTTATGTGAGTTAATAAATGGTACTGCTGCTGATTTAAAGGCATATCTGGTAGAGGAACATAGTTTACTCATCAGGGATGCCAGCAATTTCAAAAGTCTAAGTCCGAAACATTTCAGGGTGGCGACACAGACGCCAGAGAAAAATGCTTTATTGATTAAAGGCATCAATGCATGGATGGAAAAATAA
- the mnmD gene encoding tRNA (5-methylaminomethyl-2-thiouridine)(34)-methyltransferase MnmD, whose amino-acid sequence MKRELLVTADGSHTIAIPDMNVTYHSTHGAIQESMHVFIHAGLQAIQAPAIRIFEMGFGTGLNALLTLQYATIPVYYYAVEQFPLTAQEIEGLNYGTDLHQYPWNKDVKISEKFTLHKAHASLLDVTPVVQPFHLIYYDAFAPASQPELWSVAVFEKLYSLLEPGGMLVTYCSKGDVRRAMQAAGFKVEKLAGPPGKREMLRAVRP is encoded by the coding sequence ATGAAAAGGGAATTACTGGTCACGGCTGATGGCTCCCATACAATAGCTATTCCGGACATGAACGTAACATATCATAGCACACACGGAGCGATACAGGAAAGTATGCATGTATTTATCCATGCGGGCTTACAGGCTATACAGGCACCTGCCATCCGCATCTTTGAAATGGGATTTGGTACCGGACTGAATGCTTTGCTCACTTTACAGTATGCTACTATACCTGTGTATTACTATGCAGTAGAACAATTTCCCCTGACGGCACAGGAAATAGAAGGATTAAATTATGGTACCGATCTACATCAATACCCCTGGAATAAAGATGTAAAAATTTCAGAAAAATTTACCTTGCACAAAGCCCATGCATCTTTATTAGATGTAACCCCTGTTGTCCAACCCTTTCATTTGATTTATTACGATGCCTTTGCACCTGCATCCCAACCGGAATTATGGTCGGTAGCTGTCTTTGAAAAATTATATAGCTTATTGGAACCGGGAGGAATGCTGGTTACCTATTGTAGTAAAGGAGATGTAAGAAGAGCAATGCAGGCAGCAGGTTTCAAGGTAGAAAAATTAGCAGGCCCTCCGGGAAAAAGAGAAATGCTGCGAGCCGTAAGACCCTAA